The following are encoded in a window of Novosphingobium sp. ZN18A2 genomic DNA:
- a CDS encoding glutathione binding-like protein, which yields MIELYTAPTPNGWKVSIMLEECGLPYRVHWVDIGKGEQFAPEFLAISPNNRIPAIVDTDPADGAPADGGTALSVFETGAILIYLAEKTGRFLPADLRGRTETLEWLTWQVANLGPMLGQHGHFALYAPDRLAYPTDRYRRETLRLYGVLDKRLEGRTFIAAGEYTIADMACFPWIRTWRAQGIPLSDFPHLKAWYETLKQRPALRRGMDVGADRINRRPQDDAEARRTLFGIREDTK from the coding sequence ATGATAGAGCTTTACACGGCACCCACGCCCAACGGCTGGAAAGTGTCGATCATGCTGGAAGAGTGCGGCCTGCCGTACCGGGTGCACTGGGTGGATATCGGCAAGGGGGAACAGTTCGCCCCCGAATTTCTGGCGATCAGCCCGAACAACCGCATCCCTGCCATCGTCGATACCGATCCGGCGGACGGCGCCCCGGCAGACGGTGGCACGGCGCTCTCCGTGTTCGAAACGGGCGCGATCCTTATCTACCTTGCGGAAAAGACCGGGCGCTTCCTGCCCGCCGACCTGCGCGGCCGGACCGAGACGCTGGAATGGCTGACGTGGCAGGTTGCCAACCTTGGTCCGATGCTGGGCCAGCACGGCCACTTCGCGCTCTATGCGCCGGATCGGCTGGCCTATCCCACCGACCGCTACCGGCGGGAAACACTGCGGCTTTATGGCGTGCTCGACAAGCGGCTGGAGGGCCGCACGTTCATCGCTGCCGGTGAATACACGATCGCCGACATGGCCTGCTTTCCGTGGATTCGCACATGGCGCGCGCAAGGCATCCCGCTGTCCGACTTTCCGCACCTCAAGGCATGGTACGAAACGCTGAAGCAGCGCCCCGCCCTGCGGCGGGGGATGGACGTGGGCGCGGACCGGATCAACCGCCGCCCGCAGGACGATGCCGAAGCGCGGCGCACGCTGTTCGGCATAAGGGAGGACACGAAATGA